GTGTTCAAAAATGATTACGATGTTGTGGTATTAGATATTACCATGCCAGGAATAAACGGGCTGGATGTCTTGAAGCAAATAAAGGCTCAAAGGCCTAAACTCCCCATCCTGGTATTAACCATGCACCCTGAGGACCAGTATGCTGTACGTGTCTTACGGGCTGGTGCCTCTGGATATTTGACAAAGGAGAGTGCGTCAGATGAATTGATAACGGCCATACGGAAAATATCAGCGGGCAGGAAATAT
The DNA window shown above is from Deltaproteobacteria bacterium and carries:
- a CDS encoding response regulator transcription factor; its protein translation is MIRILIADDHAIVREGLKQIIGETSDMVIAGEVSNGHEVLNKVFKNDYDVVVLDITMPGINGLDVLKQIKAQRPKLPILVLTMHPEDQYAVRVLRAGASGYLTKESASDELITAIRKISAGRKY